Below is a window of Musa acuminata AAA Group cultivar baxijiao chromosome BXJ3-11, Cavendish_Baxijiao_AAA, whole genome shotgun sequence DNA.
GCTCCTCCTCCCCGTCTTGATGGCTCCCGTCGTCTTCGCCGCCGTCCTCGCCTTCCTAGTACGCCCACGCCCCGTGCGCGTTCCCATCAAGGGCCGCCATGTCTTCATCACCGGGGGTTCCAGCGGCATCGGCCTCGCCCTCGCCCGCCTCGCTGCCGCGGAGGGCGCCCACGTCTCCATCCTTGCTCGTAGAGCCGCCCAACTCCAGGAGGCCCGCGACGCCATCCGCCTCGCAACCGGCCTCGACGTTGCCATATTCAGTGCCGACGTTCGGGACGCCGACGCCGTCGCGAAGGCGGTGGAGGCGGCCGGGCCCGTCGACGTACTGGTGTGCAACCACGGCGTATTCACGCCGCAAGAGCTCGAGAAACAGGATTTGGAGGAAGTGCGGTTCATGGTGGAGGTCAATCTTATGGGTACCTTCAACCTCATCAAGGCTGCGCTGCCTACCATGAAGCAGAGAACCAAGGTCACGGGACTCCCTGCTTCCATCGCCATCATGTCCTCTCAGGCCGGCCAGGTACCGCCGCTAAATTGTTCGACGTTTGACCCCTTATAATGATTGAACTACTTTTTCGAgcatgcttttcttaatggccgcCCAACTTGTTATCTACCGATCTGCAAGTATTTGGTCCCCTCGACGGTCTAATCTTTTAATCAGTATCATCGTTCTTCCCTAACATTCTTGGAACTCGAAGATTTGTGATCTTTTGGTTACCGTTCCGTGCTGTAGGTGGGTGTCTACGGTTACACAGCGTACTCCGCTAGCAAATTCGCACTTCGCGGCTTGGCGGAGGCTCTGCAGCATGAGGTCATTGCTGACGACATTCATGTGTCCATGATATTTCCTCCGGATACAGAGACTCCAGGTTTTGCCGAAGGTATGCAACGAGTCCCTTGTGATCTTCTTGCACTGTTCATTTGAAATGTCAGCAGAGTTCGAATTACCAATT
It encodes the following:
- the LOC103970548 gene encoding 3-dehydrosphinganine reductase TSC10A — encoded protein: MSGLIHRLSHSHSLVLLVYIHIAPSQEYRWIGVHRAQKQAPSLRAVPILFSQHSMASPLLLLPVLMAPVVFAAVLAFLVRPRPVRVPIKGRHVFITGGSSGIGLALARLAAAEGAHVSILARRAAQLQEARDAIRLATGLDVAIFSADVRDADAVAKAVEAAGPVDVLVCNHGVFTPQELEKQDLEEVRFMVEVNLMGTFNLIKAALPTMKQRTKVTGLPASIAIMSSQAGQVGVYGYTAYSASKFALRGLAEALQHEVIADDIHVSMIFPPDTETPGFAEEHRRRPDLTNIIAGSSGGMKADDVAKKALDGIKSSRFIVPCNFEGTMLSIATAGLSPQSSFLTALAEVLGAGFMRFMGLCFQWNWFSSIENWHSKKKGL